The nucleotide sequence GCGCGTCGTGCCCATCGAGTGGTCCGGGCGCAGGATCACCGCGTCGGAACTCGACGGGTCGAAGAATGACGGCCAGCCACAGTGTGATTCGAACTTCTCGGTGCTGCGGAACAGTTCGGCGCCGCACGCCCGGCAGTTGTAGACACCCTCGGTTTTGGTGTCGGTGTACTCGCCGGTGAAGGGCCGCTCGGTGCCGGCGCGCCGCAACACCTGGAATTCCTCCGGGGTGAGCTTCTTGCGCCACTCGTCATCGGACAGTTCAAGTTTTGGAGTCGC is from Mycobacterium conspicuum and encodes:
- the msrB gene encoding peptide-methionine (R)-S-oxide reductase MsrB; this encodes MTATPKLELSDDEWRKKLTPEEFQVLRRAGTERPFTGEYTDTKTEGVYNCRACGAELFRSTEKFESHCGWPSFFDPSSSDAVILRPDHSMGTTRTEVLCANCHSHLGHVFSGEGYPTPTDQRYCINSISLTLVPTDS